Within the Populus trichocarpa isolate Nisqually-1 chromosome 14, P.trichocarpa_v4.1, whole genome shotgun sequence genome, the region aaaaatttaggaccaagaagtttgctctctctgtggtctcaggttcgagtcatgtggttgctcatatgatggtcactggaggcttacatggtcgttaacttgagggcccgtgggattagtcgaggtgtgcgcaagttggcccggacacccatgttagactaaaaaaaaaaacctagctaaAATATATCAATGAATACGGAAAAAACTCCATCAATTtataaatcaagtttaaaaggttatttgaaaatataatattaattatttttttgtttttttataatatattaaaataatattttttgaatcgtTTCATAAATAGGTTTGTTAATTACTCctttaaattcaaaactttaaaacacatttaaataATGTCTCTCAGAAATATCtgaattggattaaaaaaacagCGTTGACgtgcaaaatataattaaaaaatatcttgattgtTAAAACGAAAATTACATTATTGTCGAGATCATTAAGGTTTTGTATCCGGTTCTGTGTGTTAGCATTATGTAGAATTATCCTACACATTAaacttgaataataaatatttagtgAGCTCTTGAGATGGCAGTATGTTAGAACTCATATGAGAATAATGAATTTTgttgtaagatattttttaaaaaatatattttttttgattaaaatgatttttttagtattttatatgattttaacatgttaatattaaaaattaaaaaaataacacttttaaataacCCCTGTGGTACAATACCAAacaatcattaattattctttcGATTGCACGACTGGTTGAGTAATTGGTttctctataataataataaaaataataataaaaacaataaagggCTGATAAAATAGGGTAGCATTATTTTCAAAGCTAGTGTGGTCCAAAGTCTATATAGCCTCGGCTCCTATCACCTGCCATTTTGTACATGGATCGATTGctcttttgaaaataatttcctCCCTGGTTGTGGAGTCCCATAAGAATCTAACTATTTATGGCACGAGAATTATCTTTAGTTaggaattttcaatttttaaatttctctgGTCCGTCGTGTCCTTTGGACTGGGAGCAGGTGGGCAATTGCAATAAAGGGCATACATGGGCCTACTTGATCGAATCATAAGGCTGTGAATCCACTGTAAAGCTAAACCTGGATGTACTGAACCATTTTTCTCCCCTCATCTAACGGTTAATATGCACCCTGACATCAGCATTGGACCCATCACTTGTATAACACAGCGTGATCCGTTCTTTTATGATTGTGGGCCCATCCTTTTCAAAATTGCTCACCATGCGAAAGCCTTGTAAGAGTAGagattaaactatattttaacaGCTGTAGATTTCGTAGTGTTTCATTTCGgtccttttaatttaaacttcTATCAATTTCAGTCCTGGAGTTTCTGGGAAGCTCCTTCGTGACCATTAGTTCGTTTTTTGGATGGATTTGATGGAGAGAGGAATaaggagagaagagaatgaaagaaaagaaggtggaaatagaaaggaaataatctgtgataaaattataaaaatatttttttaatgctgttGTGCATACGTGTAATTGCTAGTGagagtaaaaatatataaaattttaaccatctaggtggtgatcCAATAGTAAGAACTtaggatcaagaggtttgctctctctgtggtctcaggttcgagccttgtggttgctcatatgatggtcactggaggcttacatggtcgttaacttcagggcccgcgggattagtcgaggtgcgcgtaagctggctcggacacccacgttaaacttaaatatatatataaaattttactagatttttttaatgaatggaGATCatattgtaaaaaagaaaaaaatgtattcGACAAAGGATCTAGGCCAGCAATAGCAACAAGAAGTGTTTAGTCAATCATGACGCAGGCAATGAAATCGATGGTCCTTGACAGTCCTTGAAGATTCGGCACTACAATGCCCGTTGATGGAAAGGAACAACAATTATTTCGATCCTAACAACAATGATTAAAATACCTTgcacaattaataaaaataacaaattaaaagcaattCTTTCTCAGGTGATCACAGATTCTCAATAGAAAGACAATTTGACAccaatggaaaaaatatataaaaatattttttcaacactAATacggtaaaataataataaaaaaacataaaaattaatttaataattttttaaataaaataaattgaaaagcagAATACACTAAACGCTAAACATGCACTTGATGactgacaaataaaaataacattggtGTTTTAGGTAGTGTTTAATTTGtgatagcggttgttttttaaagtattttttaattaaagatatattaaaataattatttttttaaaaaaatttgttattgacatcattatattaaaataatctataattataaaaaaaattattttgaagcaaaaaaaatcaaaaatttctaaaaatgttgtttaagtaaaaaaaacaaattcaaagctTTAAATAAGCACTTGGTGGGCTGCAATGTGATTTGCATTTGAAAAAATGCAAGTAATTTTTTCAgtgtcttaaaaatattttttaattggctGACCAAATTTTACAAAGCTAGCCacgagattattttttaaaacaaatgtcCTTCGCATATGGTgaattttctccttttgtttctcCTGATggctttctttttaaattttctttcctcCACTCTCCCTCCCCTCCATCTTCCTTTTTCCTTGACACAATGCAAAGGTTACTGTGGAGGAGCGCACACACACAGAggattttggaagaaaaataagacaaaaaaagagttaaattgtAAGCTAAAAAGGCAACAGTATATTGTTAATTGTTTGTTAGGCATTCCAAGGAGAGGGTTATATTAGAATTTCGAAAACCATATTGGAAAGTTTTTGCAACTACaaataccaaaatatattttcccaGAAATCAAGTTACCTTCAAAAAGATTTCACTAAAAGGAGTGAAGGATTTGCTGTACCTTTTGTCACTTAACTAGCAACTACCTAACCCTTCCCCTTTCCCTTTCCTTCTCCGCTGCCCTTTTCACTTCACTTCACACTTCACTTCAAAACCCCCCCACATTTGCCCTCACTTTCTCACAAACCAAACATGCATTCCCTCCTCTATctcctccttctctctttcacGCTCTCTCAAACCCTCTCCTCGCCAACGGAACTCGAACTCCTAATGGAAATCAAGGCTTCTTTAGACCCTCAAAACAGGTTATTGACATCATGGGAAACCAACAAAGACCCATGTAGTGGTTCTTTTGAAGGTGTGGCGTGCAATGAACTAGGCCATGTGGCTAACATTTCCCTTCAGGGAAAGGGTCTTCTAGGCCAAATACCAGCAGCTTTAGGCGGGCTAAAGAGTTTGACTGGTTTGTACTTGcattttaatgcattgaatGGAGTGATACCAAAAGAGATTGCTGAGTTGAGTGAACTCAGTGATTTGTATCTTAATGTTAATAATCTGTCTGGAGAAATTCCACCCCATGTTGGTAACATGTCTAATCTTCAAGGTAAGCTAAAGAtagttaagtatttttttttttaaaaaaaatattgcaatatTTATTTGTAGATTGTTcagttttgtttgaaaaattcgatttttgttcttgatgatgcATGCTTAAcctgttattatattttaaaaaatatggaaatATATTGCGAATCTCTGTAGTCTGGAAAGTTTCAATCCTGTAGTATAATTTATGGTTCTCCATCTccctttttcattatttaagtgtttctgggttatttttttattattttttttatctcaaagaTTTAATTTACTTCCTCGAAAGCTAACATCTTGACTGCTCTTTCTCTCTGAAATAATCAACTTGCTTCCATTGGGGAATCATTGCTCGTTTCCTTTATAAAGATTAATTCTTCTAGCTTATGGTGGGGTCAGTGCTTTAAAACAATGCATGCTGAACCTGGGATCTTTGTTCCAACAAATTGTCATCTCCTGCATTACAGTTATAGCTTGTAGAAAAACTTCAAGTATGTTTCTTGATTTGTGGAATTTCAAGTAGGCCACTGCTACTAAATGGGGGATCTTTCGCAATTGAATATCAATCTGGCTCGCTTTGTGTACAGTTTTGCAGCTTTGCTACAATAAGTTGACTGGGAGTATTCCAACACAATTGGGATCCCTGGAGAAGCTCAGTGTCCTTGCTCTGCAATATAATCAACTAACCGGTGCAATACCTGCCAGCCTGGGGGATTTGGAGTTGTTGTCAAGGTTGGATTTGAGCTTTAATGGCCTTTTTGGTCCCATACCTGTAAAATTAGCTAAAGCTCCTCTGCTGCACTCTCTAGACATTCGTAACAATAGTCTCTCCGGGAATATACCTCCAGGTAACATGGTTTCTCCAGCTATAGCATATCCTAGTGTGTGCTTTCTATTACTTGTTTGTTGATGTCAAAGGAAAGTGAAGGTGGAACTAACTTCTGATTTgacttgttttttccttttcttctctcttcttattCTCTGTTTTTGTGGCTGATAATGAAGCTTTGAAGAGGCTGACTACTGGATTTCAATATGGCAACAACCCTGACTTGTGTGGAGTTGggttttctaaccttgaaacATGTGCGACTTCTGATCCTAATAGACCTGAACCTTCCGAACCTCGTGTTGCCACGGAAAAGGACATCCCAGAGTCTGCAAACCCTTCTTATTGCAGCAAAAGTGACTGTTCAAATCTGTCCAAGACCCCAAGATATGGTATCATATTCGGGGTGATCGGAGTTTTCATTGCTATGTCTGTCACTGGGCTTCTGATGTTCTCTTGGCACCGTCGCCGTAAACAGAAAATTGGAAGTGCCTTAGATACTTTCGATGGGCGGCTTAGCACTGACCAGGCCAAGGAGGTTTCCAGGAGGAGTGCCTCCCCACTTATTAGCCTAGAATATCCCAATGGTTGGGATCCCTTGGCCATTGGTCGAAGCAAAAGTGGGTTTTCTCAAGAAGTTCTTGAGAGCTTCATGTTTAATTTAGAAGAGGTAGAGCGTGCAACTCAGTGCTTCTCGGAGATGAATTTGTTGGGGAAGAGTAATTTCTCAGCTATCTACAAAGGCATCCTGAGAGATGGGTCAGTTGTTGCTATAAAGTGCATCACCAAAACAAGTTGCAAGTCTGATGAAGCTGATTTTTTGAAGGGGTTGAAGATATTGACCTCATTGAAACATGAAAATCTGGTGAGATTGAGAGGTTTTTGCTGCTCAAAGGGAAGAGGGGAGTGTTTCCTCATCTATGATTTTGTCCCAAATGGAAACCTGGTGCAGTATCTTGATGTAAAGGATGGCAGTGGGAAGGTTCTTGAATGGTCGACAAGAATTTCAATCATAAACGGCATTGCTAAAGGTCAGTGTATCTTCTTGCTCGTAGAAGTTTCAGtagctgtttttcttttttcctgtttcCTTCATTTTATCTCGATGTTAGCTTGACTTGTTCCTGCTAAAGTTTTGGAAATGGTTATTACTAGTGCCTTTCCAAATATGTTATGGCGTATGAGGGTTTTTGGTGGGTTTGGACTTTGGAACTAACCATATAATTGACATAGATTTTATAGTTTGTGATCTATTAAAGATAGATTGCAAATCTTATTGAGACAAATGCGTTTGTTGAAGTCGcactagttttattttattatcttcttgATCCATTTAACGATTGTTTTAGTGGCCATTGCAAATGATATGTGCGTGAAGTTGCATAACACCTGTGCAGCAGTGAGCACATAATGCTAACACCTCTGGGCCTATACTGAAACTTTGTTCCTTCCTATCCAGGTATTGCACACTTACATGTAAGTAAAGGAAATAAACATGCTCTAGttcatcaaaatatatcagCTGAGAAAGTGTTCATCGATAGATGGTATAATCCCATGCTCTCGGATTCAGGGCTGCACAAACTCCTTGCAGACGACTTAGTCTTTTCCATGCTCAAAGCCAGTGCTGCCATGGGATATTTGGCTCCTGAATACACAACCACTGGTCGTTTCACTGAAAAGAGTGATGTTTATGCGTTTGGCATTATTGTACTTCAAATCCTCAGTGGAAAACGGAACATCACCCAATTGACTCACCATGCAGCTGAAGCATGCAAGTTTGAAGATTTTATTGATGCAAAACTCGAAGGAAACTTCTCAGAATCAGAGGCAGCCAAGCTTGGAAGAATAGCTCTTTGTTGCACTAATG harbors:
- the LOC7484258 gene encoding LRR receptor-like serine/threonine-protein kinase SIK1 isoform X1; protein product: MHSLLYLLLLSFTLSQTLSSPTELELLMEIKASLDPQNRLLTSWETNKDPCSGSFEGVACNELGHVANISLQGKGLLGQIPAALGGLKSLTGLYLHFNALNGVIPKEIAELSELSDLYLNVNNLSGEIPPHVGNMSNLQVLQLCYNKLTGSIPTQLGSLEKLSVLALQYNQLTGAIPASLGDLELLSRLDLSFNGLFGPIPVKLAKAPLLHSLDIRNNSLSGNIPPALKRLTTGFQYGNNPDLCGVGFSNLETCATSDPNRPEPSEPRVATEKDIPESANPSYCSKSDCSNLSKTPRYGIIFGVIGVFIAMSVTGLLMFSWHRRRKQKIGSALDTFDGRLSTDQAKEVSRRSASPLISLEYPNGWDPLAIGRSKSGFSQEVLESFMFNLEEVERATQCFSEMNLLGKSNFSAIYKGILRDGSVVAIKCITKTSCKSDEADFLKGLKILTSLKHENLVRLRGFCCSKGRGECFLIYDFVPNGNLVQYLDVKDGSGKVLEWSTRISIINGIAKGIAHLHVSKGNKHALVHQNISAEKVFIDRWYNPMLSDSGLHKLLADDLVFSMLKASAAMGYLAPEYTTTGRFTEKSDVYAFGIIVLQILSGKRNITQLTHHAAEACKFEDFIDAKLEGNFSESEAAKLGRIALCCTNESPNHRPTMETVMQELGESMVAD
- the LOC7484258 gene encoding LRR receptor kinase BAK1 isoform X2, with protein sequence MLNLGSLFQQIVISCITVIACRKTSILQLCYNKLTGSIPTQLGSLEKLSVLALQYNQLTGAIPASLGDLELLSRLDLSFNGLFGPIPVKLAKAPLLHSLDIRNNSLSGNIPPALKRLTTGFQYGNNPDLCGVGFSNLETCATSDPNRPEPSEPRVATEKDIPESANPSYCSKSDCSNLSKTPRYGIIFGVIGVFIAMSVTGLLMFSWHRRRKQKIGSALDTFDGRLSTDQAKEVSRRSASPLISLEYPNGWDPLAIGRSKSGFSQEVLESFMFNLEEVERATQCFSEMNLLGKSNFSAIYKGILRDGSVVAIKCITKTSCKSDEADFLKGLKILTSLKHENLVRLRGFCCSKGRGECFLIYDFVPNGNLVQYLDVKDGSGKVLEWSTRISIINGIAKGIAHLHVSKGNKHALVHQNISAEKVFIDRWYNPMLSDSGLHKLLADDLVFSMLKASAAMGYLAPEYTTTGRFTEKSDVYAFGIIVLQILSGKRNITQLTHHAAEACKFEDFIDAKLEGNFSESEAAKLGRIALCCTNESPNHRPTMETVMQELGESMVAD